The Thermoanaerobacterales bacterium nucleotide sequence CGGCTAGGACTACCAGGGTATCTAATCCTGTTTGCTCCCCTAGCTTTCGCGCCTCAGTGTCAGTAACAGGCCAGGAAGTCGCCTTCGCCACTGGTGTTCCTCCCGATATCTACGCATTTCACCGCTACACCGGGAATTCCACTTCCCTCTCCTGCCCTCAAGCCCGATGGTTTCGCAAGCACCTCCACGGTTGAGCCGTGACCTTTCACTCGCGACTTCTCGGGCCACCTACGCGCCCTTTACGCCCAGTAATTCCGGACAACGCTCGCCCCCTACGTCTTACCGCGGCTGCTGGCACGTAGTTAGCCGGGGCTTATTCCTGAGGTACCGTCACCCTGCGCCGCTATTCGCAACACAGGCGTTCTTCCCTCAGAAAAGGGGTTTACAACCCGAAGGCCTTCGTCCCCCACGCGGCGTCGCTCCGTCAGGCTTGCGCCCATTGCGGAAGATTCCCCACTGCTGCCTCCCGTAGGAGTCTGGGCCGTGTCTCAGTCCCAGTGTGGCCGACCACCCTCTCAGGCCGGCTACCCATCGTCGCCTTGGTGGGCCGTTACCCCGCCAACAAGCTAATGGGCCGCGGACCCATCTCACGGTGCCAGCTTGAACCAGAGGCCGGCTTTCCTCCCCAGGAGAGGCCCCCCGGAGAGCGTATCCGGTATTAGCACCAGTTTCCCGGTGTTATCCCGGTCCGTAAGGCAGGTTATCCACGTGTTACTCACCCGTCCGCCGCTATCCAGCACTCAACTCGAAGAGCCACCTGCAATCAAAGCTAACCGTCGTCCTCGGGACGCTATCAGGTTAATTCTGTCTGCTACTTGACTCCTCAAGTTGAGTGCTGGACCGCACGACTTGCATGTGTTAAGCACGCCGCCAGCGTTCGTCCTGAGCCAGGATCAAACTCTCCATTAAAGCTCTTCGCAAACGCCACTGTTCAGTTTTCAAAGACCGCTTTGATGGCCCTCTGTCGCTGACCGCGACATTTGTTATCGTATCACTTGCGGCACCCCGTTGTCAACGGGCCATTTCCTGGTTTCCGAGGAAGAACTCTCTTCCCGGCTCGCGCCGCAAGTCTTAATATAGCATAGCGCCCCCAGCGTGTCAACGCCGGTGAACGCCATTTTCCCTGAATATTTTATCCAGCACCGCGGCCGGTTATGAGCCGCTGCCGGGAGGCGGAGTGCCGTAGAGCCCAAGGCCCAGGAGGCCGGCACCCGGCCCGACGTAGGTCGAAGGGACGCCGCCGACAACGATGTTCTCCACGAGGGGCACGCGCGTAGTCACCTGCACATTCTTTTCATGCCAGGGAACGACGACCCGCAGGTCGGTATCCAGGTCAAGGTAGATACGGTGGCGGGTTTGGTTGATACCGGCGGACTCGAAGCGGTCGCTCATGTTGACCCGCACGGCGCCCACCGGAAGGATCCGGACCGGAATACGCGGGCCCCATGCGGCCAGGAGGCGGTTCCCTGTGACCTGGCCGAGAGGAATGGAGAAGCTGTCCCGGTCCATCTCCCGCAGGTTCTTCTCGGCCGCCAGGGCGAACCCGGCCGCCAGTTCGTTGATGCGCACCGTGTTCGCCTGCATCATCACCACCCGTCCCTGGTCATCCTTATGCAGCTCGATCAGGTCCTGGTAGTCGACGCCCGCCGCGGCCAGGTGGCTGCGGACGGCCAGGTTTACCTCGCTGACGGCGGTCTGAACCGCCCGCGCCTGCGCCATGGCCACGATCGTCTCCGCGAGCCGCCGCTCGACGACTATGACGGCCATAATGAGAATGCCCATTACGGCCAGGAAGATAAAAAAGGCCCCTCTGCGGCGCCTCTTGAACACGGCCCGCCCCCGCCTTCCTTTTATAAAGCACGGTGCCCTACTAGGAAGTATATGAAGCGGTGCTAGAAAAGCTTCACGAACCTGCGCCGGCCGGCCTGGATGACCATGCCCGGGCGGGGCATGATCTCAATCTCCGGATCGCTCACCTTCTGATCGTCGATCTTTACCCCACCCTGCTGGATGAGGCGCTTGGCCTCGCTGGTGCTCTTGGTAAGACCGGCCAGTGTCATCAGGCGGGGGAGCCAGACCCTGCCCTGCTCCGCCAGTTCGGCAGGGACGGCGTAAACCGGTACCTCGCTGGGCCGTTCATGGCGCTGGAAGACGCGGCGGAACTCGTCCTCGGCCTCGCGCGCCTTTTCCTCGCCGTGGAAGGCGGCGACGATCGACCGGGCCAGGCGCATTTTGGCGTCCCGCGGGTTGGCCCCCTCCGCCAGGGCGGCGTTGATCGCCTGCACCTCTTCCAGCGGCAGGGGACAGACCAGATCAAAGTAGCGGGGCATAAGGGTGTCCGGGATGGACATCAGCTTACCATACATTTCCCCCGGCGGCTCGTTGACACCCACGTAGTTTCCCAGGCTTTTGCTCATCTTCTGTATGCCGTCAAGGCCCTCGAGGATGGGCATCATAAGCGCGACCTGGGGTTCCTGCCCGTACTCCTTCTGCAACGTGCGGCCGACGAGCAGGTTGAACTTCTGGTCCGTGCCGCCGAGTTCGACATCCGCTTTAAGGGCCACCGAATCGTAGCCCTGCATCAGCGGATAGAAAAACTCGTGGATACTGATCGGCAGCCCCTCGCGGAACCGCTTGGCGAAGTCGTCCCGCTCGAGCATGCGCGCCACGGTGTACTTGGACGACAGCTCGATCACGGCGGCGAAGTCCAGGGGCGCCAGCCAGTGACTGTTGAAGAAGATCTCCGTCCGGTCCGGGTCCAGGACTTTGTAGACCTGCTCCTCGTAAGTGCGGGCGTTGGCCAGGACCTCGGCCTCGGAGAGCTGTTTGCGGGTCTCCGATTTCCCGCTCGGATCCCCGATACGGCCGGTGAAGTCACCGATGACCAGGCAGACCTGGTGGCCAAGGTCCTGGAACTGCCGCAGCTTATGCAAGACTACGGTATGTCCCAGGTGAATATCGGGGGCCGTGGGGTCAAGTCCCAGTTTCACCCGGAGGGGGCGCCCCGTGGCGATCGACCGCCGGAGTTTTCCGGCAAGTTCCTCTTCGGGAATGACCTCCGCCGTCCCGCGCTTGATGATCACCATCTGGCGCGCCAGTTCCGTCTCCTGCTCCCGCTCCAGCATTATCCAGCCTCCACAGGGGATTTTCTTCCCTATCATACCAGGGGGTCACGACAGCCGCAATATAGACCCCGGCGGCCGAATGATGTCACAGACCACCCCTTTGGCGCGTTAAATGGTTAGGCGGAAGGGGATCGCAGGCCGAGAAACACGCCGACGACTACCCAGAGTCCCCAAAGGCTGAAAACCACAAGGGCGATGTTACTCGTCCTGGTCCGCAGGGCCAGGGCGCCTCCGAGGCTGAAGAGCCCAAGGGCCCAGAGGGCGAAGGGGTCCACCTGGGCGAGGACAAGGTCGAGCCAGGCGATTTCGGTCCGGCCGGGCAACAGCGCCCCCAGGCTCGTGCCTATGGACCCCAGCCGCTCGAAGGAGCTGGCAGCGATCAACGCGGCACGGACGAAATCCCCAAGGAGCATCGGTACATAGGCAAAGACGCTGACCGCCGCCAGGCTGGCGAAGGGTACTGGTTCCCCGCTGCTCCGGTTGAAGATTTTCAGAAGCCCCGCGCCAAACAGCCAGACGACGGTAGGCACGATAAGCGCCCCAAAAAAGAGTTCGACCAGTGCGGCCGTCGTGGCGAAACCCCTGACCGCGGCCAACTGCTCCGGGGGCAAGGCGTTCGGTCCCTGTTGGAGTTGCCAGAGGGCAAAGGCCCGCAGTTTCGGCAGGGTCGACAGGGCCGCCAGCAGGCCCGCCAAATAGACGACCGCCGCCCCCGGCCAAAAGCCGCCCCTGGTCACAATGTCTTCAAAGGTCGTCCGGGGAGCAACCAGGACTCCCCACAGCCGCCGCCAGAGTGAAAGTCGGAGCGGCGCGAAACCGGGCTCCATATGAGCCATAGCGTTTCATCCTCCTTACCTTTTTAATGTACTTCGGGTAACGGGGTTTAACTCCTGCTCCGGCCGGGCCATAGGTTGATTCTGGACTGCTTCCCCGGCGGGAGGGTATGGTATAATGCAGGCAGGTGAAAATTAGATGATAAACGACATGCAAGTCAGGAAAAAGAAGAAACGGAAGCTAAATGTCGCCCGGCTGATAATTGTCATCCTCGCCCTGCTCGTGGTTCTGGGCGGCGGCGCCGCCTTCGGAATGATCGTCTACAGTCTGCAGGGGCTCCCGGCCTGGGATCCCGCAGCCCTTGACCCGAGCAATGCCACCGAGATTTATGACAAAGACGGCCACCTGATTACGCAGCTCGGGAAAGAAAAACGGGTCCTGGTGCGGATCCAGGATGTGCCGCCGGTCATTAAGAAGGCCGTGCTGGCGGCCGAGGATGTTCGTTTTTATCAGCACCACGGCATCGATCTGCGGGCCATCGGGCGCGCAGCCTGGGCTGACATCACCGGGGGAGGTCTTTCTCAAGGGGGCAGCACGATCACGCAGCAGCTGGTCAAGAACTCCTTTCTAACCCCCGAGAAGAAGTTAAAGCGCAAAATCCAGGAAGCGTTCCTGGCCATACAGGTCGAGCGTCACTTCACGAAGGATGAGATCTTCGAGTTCTACCTCAACCAGAACTATTTCGGTGAAGGCGCCTATGGCATCGAAATGGCATCCCGGACCTATTTCGGCAAGTCCGTGGATGAGCTGCAGCTGGACGAGGCCGCTCTTCTGGCCGGTTTACTGAAAGCCCCCAGCGCTTATTCCCCTTTTCAGGATCCTGATGCAGCCGTCGCCCGGCGGAACACCGTCCTGGACCTGATGGCGAAATACGGTTTTGTCTCCCCGGCCGAAGCAGCCGCCGCCAAAACCAAGCCGCTTAAGCTCAACACGGAGAAGCCGTCCCATGAGACTTATCCCTACCCCTATTTTGTCGATTACGTGACCGACCAGTTGGTCAGCCGTTACGGCGAGGCGCGGGTCTTCCGGGAAGGCCTTAAGGTGTACACCACTCTCGACCCGAAGATCCAGAAGGCCGCCGAGGCGGCCATGGCCAAGGCATCCAATTTCCCGACAGCTAAACGTGACAAGAACGGCGTTCTCCAGCCCCAGGCCGCCCTGGTCGTGGTCGACCCCCACAACGGGCATATCAAGGCCATTGTCGGCGGGCGGGA carries:
- the yunB gene encoding sporulation protein YunB, encoding MFKRRRRGAFFIFLAVMGILIMAVIVVERRLAETIVAMAQARAVQTAVSEVNLAVRSHLAAAGVDYQDLIELHKDDQGRVVMMQANTVRINELAAGFALAAEKNLREMDRDSFSIPLGQVTGNRLLAAWGPRIPVRILPVGAVRVNMSDRFESAGINQTRHRIYLDLDTDLRVVVPWHEKNVQVTTRVPLVENIVVGGVPSTYVGPGAGLLGLGLYGTPPPGSGS
- the tyrS gene encoding tyrosine--tRNA ligase encodes the protein MLEREQETELARQMVIIKRGTAEVIPEEELAGKLRRSIATGRPLRVKLGLDPTAPDIHLGHTVVLHKLRQFQDLGHQVCLVIGDFTGRIGDPSGKSETRKQLSEAEVLANARTYEEQVYKVLDPDRTEIFFNSHWLAPLDFAAVIELSSKYTVARMLERDDFAKRFREGLPISIHEFFYPLMQGYDSVALKADVELGGTDQKFNLLVGRTLQKEYGQEPQVALMMPILEGLDGIQKMSKSLGNYVGVNEPPGEMYGKLMSIPDTLMPRYFDLVCPLPLEEVQAINAALAEGANPRDAKMRLARSIVAAFHGEEKAREAEDEFRRVFQRHERPSEVPVYAVPAELAEQGRVWLPRLMTLAGLTKSTSEAKRLIQQGGVKIDDQKVSDPEIEIMPRPGMVIQAGRRRFVKLF
- a CDS encoding YIP1 family protein, coding for MAHMEPGFAPLRLSLWRRLWGVLVAPRTTFEDIVTRGGFWPGAAVVYLAGLLAALSTLPKLRAFALWQLQQGPNALPPEQLAAVRGFATTAALVELFFGALIVPTVVWLFGAGLLKIFNRSSGEPVPFASLAAVSVFAYVPMLLGDFVRAALIAASSFERLGSIGTSLGALLPGRTEIAWLDLVLAQVDPFALWALGLFSLGGALALRTRTSNIALVVFSLWGLWVVVGVFLGLRSPSA